TCCTATTTAATCTCGGACTGTCTGTATATTTTCAGAGGAAAGGCTGTGTAATTCACAATGGAAGCTGTGGCAGAGAGACCTAGACACCGAAAACATCCTCATAAACACACAAACCAAACAGGGGGAACTAACATTGGACATATTGTTGATATACCTAATTCTACTTGTGTTGAGACTGTAATGAATGAtgttgttgaaagaaaaaatgtaacTGTTGGAAATGATGGTGATAAACAAACAAGCGAAACAGAGGGAACAGAAACTGGACATATCGAAGATATACCTTCTATTAGTGTTGAGACTGTAATTGATAATGCTGATGAAAGAGAAAGTGTAGCTGTGGGAAATGTGGGTGATGTAGGGGCTAGTGCTGCTGCTGATCTTTCTGATGACAAAAGTGAACTTGTACATGAAGATCTAAAAGAGTTAGATGAAAAACTAAGTGAACAAGAGATTATTTTCAAAGGTGAAAAGTTGAGGGTGTTAGAAAAGAAGGAACAATGTATAGGAAAGGTGGAAGACTTATTTAAAGAATTGAAAGCTGTACTTAATGCAAAGAGAGTTGAAATATTGTGTAAGATTGATGGCGAATTTGATGGAACTGCCAATTTCATGGAAGATGTCATTGCCAGTATTGCAAAGGATAGAACTGCGTTAAAAACAAGGGACAAATCTTCTGATGTTGATAGACAGATTATACTGAATGAAGTTTATGTTGAACATGATGCCAGAGATGATATTTTTACGCAGATGAAAATTCCAGAATTTAAAGTGAATGATACTCTTCCATTCAGGGTGGAGAATTTGGATTATGGTGTGTTCGAAAACATTGCAACTGACTCTGATATCACTGGATCAGTGACGAGACAAAGCACCCAAGATATTGACAGTATACCAGAAAGTTCAACGTATGGTGCAACATTTCTTGGCCAATATGATGAAAACTATTCAGCATCATGGAGCAGAGACAACATAGATGCAAATCCAGTTGTTGGAATGCCTACATCGCCAACTGTCCAAGCAAGAGCTGCACCTGTTCCATCTGCTCCACTTATAGAAGAAAGAGCAGATGAATCAAGGAGCGCAGCAGTGGCAGATGAGTCTGAAGACCCGCCTCCTTACTGGCAAGCAATAGGCTTATCAGCACCAGAGGGTCCATCCAACCAAAGTCAACAGGCAATACCTAGTTATCAATCGATTGGTGGAAATCAACCGGTTTTGCCGCAAAATGAGCTCAAGCTCTGGCATTCATTTCCGATTCGAAGGCAGACCGATAGACAACAACCACAGCTGACAGCTTTGCTTTGGAATGATAATTGGATTTGTGTGGGTGATCGGGCAAACATGAAAGTGAAGTTTTTTTATCCCAAGGGGCAGTTGGTTTCTGAAGTTCTCCTTCTCGGATATAAAATCGCTGATGTTGCCTTCTTGGAAAGTTTGAATGGTGAATGTCGGTACTTGGTGACATGTCCACAGCATTATACGCTGATTATAATTTTTGT
The DNA window shown above is from Mya arenaria isolate MELC-2E11 chromosome 6, ASM2691426v1 and carries:
- the LOC128238688 gene encoding uncharacterized protein LOC128238688 isoform X1, translated to MEAVAERPRHRKHPHKHTNQTGGTNIGHIVDIPNSTCVETVMNDVVERKNVTVGNDGDKQTSETEGTETGHIEDIPSISVETVIDNADERESVAVGNVGDVGASAAADLSDDKSELVHEDLKELDEKLSEQEIIFKGEKLRVLEKKEQCIGKVEDLFKELKAVLNAKRVEILCKIDGEFDGTANFMEDVIASIAKDRTALKTRDKSSDVDRQIILNEVYVEHDARDDIFTQMKIPEFKVNDTLPFRVENLDYGVFENIATDSDITGSVTRQSTQDIDSIPESSTYGATFLGQYDENYSASWSRDNIDANPVVGMPTSPTVQARAAPVPSAPLIEERADESRSAAVADESEDPPPYWQAIGLSAPEGPSNQSQQAIPSYQSIGGNQPVLPQNELKLWHSFPIRRQTDRQQPQLTALLWNDNWICVGDRANMKVKFFYPKGQLVSEVLLLGYKIADVAFLESLNGECRYLVTCPQHYTLIIIFVKEGGSTGIVSSFRTLSAYNCVSRGPQPQTLVGGQAIDETQPPRVEIINFKGEILNTIKFTPSMNPLSYPRSVNIWGSKIVISDWGLSTVMTVLGDGTNIGEYRGSPVSPLCSPIDITFDNFGNIMIMDGELGNVHVCDIHGTPIEVIKVPKLSETTNPKLIAFEEKSKRLAISKANGDIMLFSFKDGYHGLPQGQAIRIRNRLSGQPDVLPLVEGMLPSTIESIGSRHPSRNRHRQFHL